From a region of the Gordonia sp. PP30 genome:
- a CDS encoding sugar phosphate isomerase/epimerase has translation MDDDPARATGLRVGTAPDSWGVWFADHPGQIGWERFLDEVAAAGYHYLELGPYGYLPTDPSRLADELGSRGLALSGGTVFTAFHRGAGEWPDTWARVSRVAALVRALGGGHLVVIPELWRSDVTGAQREPRTLDDGQWRALAAGHDRLGRALAAEFGIRQQFHSHADTHVGTAVEVERLLAETDPGAVSLCLDTGHFAYYGGDCLDLLARHPERIGYLHLKQVDPVLIERIRRDDVPFADCAVEVMVEPPSGIPDFAPVIDAAAAIDPDMFAIVEQDMPGCDLDRPAPIATRTRRHILGCHPLTRTR, from the coding sequence ATGGATGACGACCCCGCCCGGGCGACGGGCCTGCGCGTCGGGACCGCGCCCGACTCGTGGGGAGTGTGGTTCGCCGACCATCCCGGCCAGATCGGCTGGGAGCGCTTCCTCGACGAGGTGGCCGCCGCGGGCTATCACTATCTCGAACTCGGGCCGTACGGCTATCTGCCGACGGACCCGTCCCGGCTGGCCGACGAACTGGGCAGTCGCGGCCTCGCGCTGTCCGGCGGCACCGTGTTCACCGCCTTCCACCGCGGCGCCGGTGAATGGCCGGACACCTGGGCGCGGGTGTCGCGGGTGGCGGCGCTCGTGCGCGCGTTGGGCGGCGGGCATCTCGTCGTGATCCCGGAACTCTGGCGCAGCGACGTGACCGGCGCGCAGCGCGAGCCGCGCACACTGGACGACGGCCAGTGGCGCGCCCTCGCCGCCGGGCACGACCGGCTCGGCCGGGCGCTCGCCGCCGAGTTCGGCATCCGGCAGCAGTTCCACTCGCACGCCGACACCCACGTCGGGACCGCCGTCGAGGTGGAACGACTGCTCGCCGAGACCGATCCGGGTGCGGTCAGCCTGTGCCTGGACACCGGCCATTTCGCCTACTACGGCGGCGACTGCCTCGACCTGCTCGCACGCCATCCCGAGCGGATCGGCTACCTGCACCTCAAACAGGTCGATCCGGTGCTGATCGAGCGGATCCGGCGCGACGACGTGCCGTTCGCCGACTGCGCCGTCGAGGTGATGGTGGAGCCGCCGAGCGGGATCCCCGACTTCGCGCCGGTGATCGACGCCGCGGCCGCGATCGACCCGGACATGTTCGCCATCGTGGAGCAGGACATGCCGGGCTGCGACCTCGACCGCCCGGCACCGATCGCCACCCGGACCCGGCGGCACATCCTCGGCTGTCACCCGCTGACCAGGACCCGCTGA
- the iolD gene encoding 3D-(3,5/4)-trihydroxycyclohexane-1,2-dione acylhydrolase (decyclizing): MMTTRRLTVAQALVTFLGHQWTVDGDIRERTVAGVLGIFGHGNLSGIGQALLEGETIDPGRMPYHQARNEQAMVHQAVGYARMHRRRATLAATASVGPGAANMLTGAALATANRLPALLLVADTFATRVADPVLQQLEHPHDPGLQVADAFRPLSRFFGRIDRPQQLYSVALAALRVLTDPAETGAVTLVLPEDTATEALDVPVEFLADRDWHLRRPPPERGAIARAAATLRAARRPMIVAGGGVIYSGATDALRAFAEATGIPVATTQAGGGSLPAGHPLHLGGLGATGSAAANAIAATADVVVGIGTRYSDFTTASRSAFGDPGVVFVNLNVAPFDAAKHGSPLPLVADAREGLAALHEAVADLHVPAGHTAAITAAIDDWARVVDRALVPRGAELPGQPEIIGAVLAAVEPADVVVAAAGSLPGDLQKLWRPRDPLGYHVEYGFSCMGYEIAGGLGAKRGLLDAGDDRDVIVLVGDGSYLMLSSELATAAAEGIRLIVVLIQNDGFASIGALSESIGSGRYGTRYPGVDLVAHARGYGCAVVDVPPGPDVCDEVRAAVVAAKRREGPTVVHVRSDPLIPAPDGHGWWDVPVAEVSALPDTRAARAVYDEQRRRQRPLLGGTEGDATEGDADG, translated from the coding sequence GTGATGACCACCCGCAGACTCACCGTCGCCCAGGCGCTCGTCACCTTTCTCGGCCACCAGTGGACGGTCGACGGCGACATCCGCGAGCGGACCGTCGCCGGCGTGCTCGGCATCTTCGGGCACGGCAACCTCTCGGGGATCGGGCAGGCGCTGCTGGAAGGGGAGACGATCGATCCGGGGCGGATGCCGTATCACCAGGCGCGCAACGAACAGGCCATGGTGCACCAGGCCGTCGGCTACGCCCGCATGCATCGGCGGCGCGCCACCCTCGCCGCCACCGCCTCGGTCGGCCCGGGGGCGGCGAACATGCTCACCGGGGCGGCACTGGCCACCGCGAATCGGCTCCCCGCGCTGCTGCTGGTGGCCGACACCTTCGCCACCCGCGTCGCCGACCCGGTCCTTCAACAGCTGGAACACCCGCACGACCCGGGGCTTCAGGTGGCCGATGCGTTCCGTCCGCTGTCTCGCTTCTTCGGCCGGATCGACCGGCCGCAACAGCTCTACTCGGTGGCGCTCGCCGCGCTGCGCGTGCTGACCGATCCCGCCGAGACCGGCGCGGTGACCCTGGTGCTGCCGGAGGACACCGCCACCGAGGCGCTCGATGTGCCCGTGGAATTCCTCGCCGACCGCGATTGGCACCTGCGCCGTCCACCGCCGGAACGCGGCGCGATCGCCCGGGCTGCCGCGACCCTCCGCGCGGCGCGGCGGCCGATGATCGTCGCCGGGGGCGGGGTGATCTACTCCGGCGCCACCGACGCGCTGCGGGCGTTCGCCGAGGCGACCGGCATCCCGGTGGCCACCACCCAGGCCGGCGGCGGGTCGTTGCCCGCCGGGCACCCGCTCCACCTGGGCGGCCTGGGGGCCACCGGCAGCGCGGCGGCCAACGCGATCGCCGCGACGGCCGACGTCGTCGTCGGCATCGGCACCCGCTACAGCGACTTCACCACCGCCAGCCGGTCCGCGTTCGGCGACCCCGGCGTCGTCTTCGTCAACCTCAACGTCGCCCCGTTCGACGCCGCCAAACACGGGTCGCCGCTGCCGCTGGTCGCCGACGCCCGCGAGGGCCTCGCCGCGCTCCACGAGGCCGTCGCGGACCTGCACGTTCCGGCCGGGCACACCGCGGCGATCACCGCCGCGATCGACGACTGGGCGCGGGTCGTGGACCGGGCACTGGTGCCGCGGGGTGCCGAACTGCCCGGTCAGCCGGAGATCATCGGCGCCGTGCTGGCGGCGGTCGAACCCGCCGACGTCGTCGTGGCCGCGGCCGGTTCACTGCCCGGTGACCTGCAGAAACTGTGGCGCCCGCGGGATCCGCTCGGCTATCACGTCGAGTACGGCTTCTCGTGCATGGGCTACGAGATCGCCGGTGGGCTCGGGGCTAAGCGCGGCCTGCTTGACGCCGGTGACGACCGCGACGTGATCGTGCTGGTCGGCGACGGGTCGTACCTGATGCTCAGCTCCGAGCTGGCGACCGCGGCGGCCGAGGGCATCCGGCTGATCGTCGTGCTGATCCAGAACGACGGGTTCGCTTCCATCGGCGCCCTCTCCGAATCGATCGGTTCCGGCCGGTACGGCACGCGCTATCCGGGCGTCGACCTCGTCGCCCACGCGCGCGGCTACGGGTGCGCGGTGGTCGATGTGCCACCCGGCCCCGACGTGTGCGACGAGGTGCGCGCGGCCGTCGTCGCCGCCAAGCGTCGAGAGGGGCCGACCGTCGTGCACGTCCGCAGCGATCCGCTGATCCCGGCGCCCGACGGGCACGGCTGGTGGGACGTCCCGGTCGCGGAGGTCTCGGCGCTCCCCGATACCCGGGCGGCGCGGGCCGTCTACGACGAGCAGCGCCGGCGGCAGCGGCCGCTTCTGGGCGGCACGGAAGGAGACGCCACGGAAGGAGACGCAGATGGATGA
- a CDS encoding Gfo/Idh/MocA family oxidoreductase, which translates to MTFTELRVGVVGAGAMGRDHLRRLHRVVAGARVTAVIEPDTARRAAALDSTPGAAGYPDLAAALAAGGLDAVLLASPGPWHEDDLLRCLAAGLPVLCEKPLCPDAAAARRVVGAELAGGRRLIQVGFMRRFDPEYAALRELIARGGAGELLMLHAVHRNPSVPAGYRQSMLITDSVVHEFDVLPWLAGAPVTSIEVRYGRRNPHAPEHLREPILVLIELAGGVLADVEMSVSAGFGYQVTTEAVLSRGVARIGAPAGLRVWAEGASSIAEHRDYTTRFAAAYDREVQDWITAVRAGGATGPSAWDGYRAALCCEAGVSALESPGPVPVDIPPTPDLYR; encoded by the coding sequence ATGACCTTCACCGAACTGCGCGTCGGCGTCGTCGGCGCCGGAGCGATGGGCCGCGACCACCTGCGGCGGCTGCACCGCGTCGTCGCCGGTGCTCGCGTCACCGCGGTGATCGAACCGGACACGGCGCGGCGCGCGGCGGCCCTGGACTCCACGCCCGGCGCGGCCGGATACCCGGACCTGGCCGCGGCCCTCGCGGCCGGCGGGCTGGACGCGGTGCTGCTCGCCTCACCCGGGCCCTGGCACGAGGACGACCTGCTCCGGTGTCTGGCCGCGGGCCTCCCGGTGCTGTGCGAGAAACCGCTCTGCCCGGACGCGGCGGCGGCCCGCCGGGTGGTCGGCGCCGAACTGGCGGGTGGCCGGCGGCTGATCCAGGTCGGTTTCATGCGCCGGTTCGATCCCGAGTACGCGGCCCTGCGGGAGCTGATCGCCCGCGGCGGTGCCGGGGAACTGCTGATGCTGCACGCGGTCCACCGCAACCCCTCGGTGCCGGCCGGCTACCGGCAGTCGATGCTGATCACCGACTCGGTGGTGCACGAGTTCGACGTGCTGCCCTGGCTCGCCGGGGCCCCGGTCACCTCGATCGAGGTCCGGTACGGGCGGCGCAACCCGCACGCCCCGGAGCACCTGCGCGAGCCGATCCTGGTGCTGATCGAGCTCGCCGGCGGCGTGCTCGCGGACGTCGAGATGAGCGTGTCCGCGGGATTCGGCTACCAGGTGACCACCGAGGCGGTGCTGTCCCGCGGGGTCGCCCGGATCGGAGCCCCTGCGGGTCTGCGGGTCTGGGCCGAGGGGGCGTCGTCGATCGCCGAGCATCGCGACTACACGACCCGGTTCGCCGCCGCCTACGACCGCGAGGTGCAGGACTGGATCACCGCTGTCCGCGCGGGTGGCGCCACCGGACCGTCGGCCTGGGACGGTTACCGCGCGGCGCTGTGCTGCGAGGCGGGTGTCAGCGCCCTGGAAAGCCCCGGCCCGGTGCCCGTCGACATCCCGCCCACCCCGGACCTCTACCGCTGA
- a CDS encoding sugar porter family MFS transporter yields MSDGVVAAGTLPALTRGPWQRRMDVIVVVATFGGLLFGYDTGVLNGALEPMKFEFGLSSTTEGLVVSSLLIGAALGALSGGRLADAFGRRRTLVWLAVVFFAGTAASVFAPGLAVMLPARFILGLAVGGASVVVPIYLSELAPTERRGALGGRNELAIVAGQLAAFAVNAVIASIWPPATAADPGGHSGIWRVMLAICAIPAVCLFVGMLRMPESPRWYVRQGRYDDALAVLRQVRSEERARAEMAEVERLAADEELEHLGGWRDLAVPWVRRLLLAAVIVAIGQQVTGVNSVMIYGTKLLEVGGVSGSAAPIANVFVGAAGVIGSIFCLYYLIDRVPRKTLLLTGMCLVMVCHAAIIAVTLLMPGSGRAEAWTILVLLGLFVLCQQTTMNVTTWVCLSELFPLRLRGFGMGAAALVLWLANAAVGQAVPALVEAGGLATTYGTFLVCTAVFAFLMYRFLPNTSGRSLEELEERFAAGDFRS; encoded by the coding sequence ATGTCGGACGGTGTCGTTGCGGCCGGAACTCTGCCGGCGCTGACCCGCGGCCCGTGGCAGCGCCGGATGGACGTGATCGTGGTGGTCGCGACCTTCGGTGGTCTGCTCTTCGGTTACGACACCGGAGTCCTCAACGGCGCGCTCGAGCCGATGAAGTTCGAGTTCGGGCTCTCCTCGACTACCGAGGGCCTGGTGGTGAGCAGCCTGCTCATCGGCGCCGCGCTCGGGGCGCTCAGCGGAGGCCGGCTGGCCGACGCCTTCGGGCGGCGCCGGACACTGGTCTGGCTGGCCGTCGTCTTCTTCGCCGGGACCGCGGCCAGCGTGTTCGCGCCGGGACTCGCGGTGATGCTGCCGGCGCGCTTCATCCTCGGTCTCGCGGTCGGCGGCGCCTCCGTCGTCGTGCCGATCTATCTGTCCGAGCTGGCGCCGACGGAACGGCGCGGGGCGCTCGGTGGCCGCAACGAGCTCGCGATCGTCGCCGGTCAGCTCGCCGCGTTCGCGGTCAACGCGGTGATCGCGTCGATCTGGCCGCCGGCCACCGCCGCCGACCCCGGCGGCCACTCCGGAATCTGGCGCGTGATGCTGGCGATCTGTGCGATCCCGGCGGTCTGCCTGTTCGTCGGCATGCTGCGGATGCCCGAGTCGCCGCGCTGGTACGTGCGGCAGGGCCGGTACGACGACGCTCTGGCCGTGCTCCGCCAGGTGCGCAGCGAGGAGCGGGCCCGCGCGGAGATGGCCGAGGTGGAGCGGCTCGCCGCGGACGAAGAACTCGAGCATCTCGGCGGCTGGCGCGACCTCGCGGTGCCCTGGGTGCGGCGGCTGCTGCTGGCCGCGGTGATCGTCGCGATCGGCCAGCAGGTGACCGGGGTGAACTCGGTGATGATCTACGGCACCAAACTGCTCGAGGTCGGCGGCGTCAGCGGATCGGCGGCCCCGATCGCGAACGTCTTCGTCGGTGCGGCCGGCGTGATCGGCAGCATCTTCTGTCTCTACTACCTGATCGACCGCGTCCCGCGGAAGACGCTGCTGCTGACCGGCATGTGCCTGGTGATGGTCTGCCACGCGGCGATCATCGCGGTGACCCTGCTGATGCCCGGCTCGGGCCGCGCCGAGGCGTGGACCATCCTGGTGCTGCTCGGCCTGTTCGTCCTCTGCCAGCAGACGACGATGAACGTCACCACCTGGGTGTGCCTGTCCGAGCTGTTCCCGCTCCGGCTCCGCGGCTTCGGCATGGGCGCCGCGGCGCTGGTGCTGTGGCTGGCCAACGCGGCCGTCGGCCAGGCGGTGCCCGCGCTGGTCGAGGCCGGCGGCCTGGCCACCACCTACGGCACCTTCCTGGTGTGCACCGCGGTGTTCGCGTTCCTCATGTACCGCTTCCTGCCGAACACCAGCGGCCGTTCCCTGGAGGAACTGGAGGAACGATTCGCGGCGGGCGACTTCCGTTCCTGA
- a CDS encoding deoxyribose-phosphate aldolase: MTAMRPLATPGPITEGAFAQLRLTRLADPEAVGRAFAVRRRRPVVRGDGRLLIVAADHPARGALGIRKDPMAMADRYDLLQRVATALACPGVDGVLGTPELIDDLALLGLLDDKIVVGSMNRGGLRGAAFEMDDRYTAYDIPAITRDRLDFAKALVRFDLDDPATVTTMEATARAVDDAAAAQVPIMLEPFLSRRVDGAIVNDLSTDAVINSIVMAAGLGGSSAYTWLKLPVVDDMADVMASTTLPTLLLGGDPAIGPDAVASSWESALALPGVVGLTVGRALLYPHDGDVAGAVAAAAELVHAAVER, encoded by the coding sequence ATGACCGCGATGCGCCCGCTGGCGACGCCCGGCCCGATCACCGAGGGTGCGTTCGCTCAGCTCCGGTTGACCCGGCTGGCCGACCCCGAGGCGGTGGGCCGCGCGTTCGCCGTGCGCCGGCGCCGCCCGGTGGTGCGCGGAGACGGCCGTCTGCTGATCGTCGCCGCCGACCATCCGGCTCGCGGCGCGCTCGGTATCCGGAAGGATCCGATGGCGATGGCCGACCGGTACGACCTGCTGCAGCGCGTCGCCACCGCGCTGGCCTGCCCCGGCGTCGACGGGGTCCTCGGCACCCCGGAACTGATCGACGACCTGGCCCTGCTCGGGTTGCTCGACGACAAGATCGTCGTCGGTTCGATGAACCGCGGCGGGCTCCGGGGCGCGGCCTTCGAGATGGACGACCGCTACACCGCCTACGACATCCCGGCGATCACCCGCGACCGCCTCGACTTCGCCAAGGCCCTCGTGCGCTTCGACCTGGACGATCCGGCGACCGTCACCACCATGGAGGCCACCGCCCGCGCCGTCGACGACGCGGCCGCCGCGCAGGTCCCGATCATGCTGGAGCCGTTCCTCAGCCGCCGCGTAGACGGCGCGATCGTGAACGACCTGTCCACCGACGCGGTGATCAACTCGATCGTGATGGCGGCCGGCCTCGGCGGCAGCTCCGCCTACACCTGGCTCAAACTTCCGGTGGTCGACGACATGGCCGACGTGATGGCGTCGACCACCCTGCCGACCCTGCTCCTCGGCGGCGACCCGGCGATCGGCCCGGATGCGGTCGCGTCGTCCTGGGAGTCGGCGCTCGCCCTGCCCGGCGTGGTCGGGCTGACCGTCGGCCGCGCCCTGCTCTATCCGCACGACGGCGACGTGGCCGGGGCCGTCGCGGCGGCCGCCGAACTGGTGCACGCGGCGGTGGAGCGGTGA
- a CDS encoding TetR family transcriptional regulator: MSDPTTYAQASKRLLRNSLLDGVHDLLTQRDWSKVTMTDVARQTGVSRQTVYNEFGSRHGLAQSYALRLVDEFTEVIGAAIDEVPGDLDAALTSGFERFFAAAALDPMIASLLSGEPNPDLHKLITTEAAPLIAAAKANLARIITRSWIGLPDVAADPLAGALARMALSYVAMPPEVPAPRVAENLAALFAPAIREAATTGSGLT, encoded by the coding sequence GTGAGCGACCCGACGACGTATGCCCAGGCGAGCAAGCGGCTCCTGCGGAACTCGCTGCTCGACGGCGTGCACGACCTGCTGACCCAGCGGGACTGGTCCAAGGTGACCATGACCGACGTGGCGCGCCAGACGGGGGTCAGCAGGCAGACCGTCTACAACGAGTTCGGCTCCCGGCACGGTCTGGCGCAGTCGTACGCGCTGCGCCTGGTCGACGAGTTCACCGAGGTGATCGGTGCGGCGATCGACGAGGTCCCCGGCGACCTGGACGCGGCTCTGACCAGCGGATTCGAGCGATTCTTCGCCGCCGCCGCGCTGGACCCGATGATCGCCTCCCTGCTCTCCGGGGAACCCAACCCGGATCTGCACAAGCTGATCACCACCGAGGCGGCGCCGCTGATCGCGGCGGCCAAGGCGAATCTCGCGCGGATCATCACCCGGTCGTGGATCGGGCTGCCCGACGTCGCCGCCGATCCGCTCGCCGGTGCGCTGGCCCGCATGGCACTGAGCTACGTGGCGATGCCGCCGGAGGTGCCGGCCCCCCGGGTCGCGGAGAACCTGGCGGCGCTGTTCGCGCCGGCGATCCGCGAGGCGGCCACCACGGGGTCCGGCCTGACGTAG
- the iolB gene encoding 5-deoxy-glucuronate isomerase, whose amino-acid sequence MPNAWFRPRGTLARDGCAVVVDDAIDGWTHTGLRVADVAAGAAVDLPAGDVERLVVPLAGSFDIDHDGAATSLAGRANVFAGPTDVLFLGAGTAATLRGSGRVAIAQARTTQARPAVHLGAGDIPVEIRGTGRDTRQVHDLGTPDVLDAAALIVCEVITPGGNWSSHPAHKHDEYVPGHESQLEEIYYFEAAPARDLGAPADADAFGMFVTSSSPAGEIDTHATVRTGDVALVPYGYHGPATAAPEYDLYYLNVMAGPGPERVWLISDDPGQAWVRDTWPGQEADPRLPFTAERADR is encoded by the coding sequence GTGCCGAACGCCTGGTTCCGGCCGCGCGGAACCCTCGCCCGCGACGGCTGCGCGGTCGTGGTCGACGACGCGATCGACGGCTGGACCCACACCGGCCTGCGCGTCGCGGACGTCGCCGCCGGTGCCGCCGTCGATCTGCCTGCCGGTGACGTGGAGCGCCTGGTGGTTCCGCTGGCCGGGTCGTTCGACATCGACCACGACGGTGCCGCGACATCGCTGGCCGGCCGCGCGAACGTCTTCGCCGGACCCACGGACGTCCTCTTCCTCGGTGCCGGAACCGCCGCCACGCTGCGCGGATCCGGGCGGGTGGCGATCGCGCAGGCGCGGACCACCCAGGCCAGACCCGCCGTCCACCTGGGCGCGGGCGACATCCCGGTCGAGATCCGCGGCACCGGGCGCGACACCCGGCAGGTGCACGACCTCGGCACCCCGGACGTGCTCGACGCGGCGGCGCTGATCGTCTGCGAGGTGATCACCCCGGGCGGCAACTGGTCGTCGCATCCGGCCCATAAACACGACGAATACGTGCCCGGCCACGAGTCGCAGCTGGAGGAGATCTACTACTTCGAGGCGGCGCCTGCGCGCGACCTGGGCGCGCCCGCGGACGCCGACGCCTTCGGGATGTTCGTGACGTCGTCGTCGCCCGCGGGCGAGATCGACACGCACGCCACGGTCCGCACCGGCGACGTCGCGCTGGTGCCCTACGGCTATCACGGTCCGGCGACGGCCGCGCCCGAGTACGACCTGTACTACCTCAACGTGATGGCCGGGCCCGGACCGGAACGGGTCTGGCTGATCAGCGACGACCCCGGTCAGGCCTGGGTGCGCGACACCTGGCCGGGCCAGGAGGCCGATCCGCGACTGCCCTTCACCGCGGAACGGGCGGACCGGTGA
- the iolC gene encoding 5-dehydro-2-deoxygluconokinase: MTLSSPDAAPFDLLTIGRLGVDLYPRESGVGLDEVETFGKSLGGSAANVAVAAARHGLRTALISATGDDPFGRYLHRELTRLGVDDRYVGTADGLNTPITFCEIFPPDRFPLYFYREPIAPDLTLTADGLDRPAITDARIYWSTVTGLSREPSRSAHHAAWEARGRVPMTVLDLDYRPMFWPSRAAATAQIEAALGLVTIAIGNEDECFTAVGERDPDRAADALLERGLDLAVVKRGAGGVLAKTRSERVEAPPCRIEVVNGLGAGDGFGGAFCHGLLQGWDLGRVAAFANAAGALVAGRRECSTAMPTTAEVTALLAGHPGRRVGAR, encoded by the coding sequence ATGACGCTTTCGTCGCCGGACGCCGCACCCTTCGACCTGCTCACCATCGGGCGGCTCGGCGTCGACCTGTATCCGCGGGAGTCGGGTGTCGGGCTCGACGAGGTGGAGACCTTCGGCAAATCGCTGGGCGGCAGCGCCGCGAACGTCGCCGTCGCGGCGGCCCGGCACGGCCTGCGCACGGCGCTGATCTCGGCCACCGGCGACGACCCCTTCGGCCGCTATCTCCACCGGGAGCTGACCCGGCTCGGCGTGGACGACCGGTACGTCGGCACCGCCGACGGGCTGAACACCCCGATCACCTTCTGCGAGATCTTCCCGCCGGACCGCTTCCCGCTGTACTTCTATCGCGAGCCGATCGCGCCGGACCTCACGCTGACCGCCGACGGCCTCGACCGTCCGGCGATCACGGACGCGCGCATCTACTGGTCGACGGTGACCGGACTGTCCCGCGAACCGAGCCGGTCGGCGCACCACGCCGCCTGGGAGGCCCGCGGGCGCGTCCCGATGACGGTGCTCGATCTCGACTACCGGCCGATGTTCTGGCCTTCGCGCGCGGCGGCGACCGCGCAGATCGAGGCGGCCCTGGGCCTGGTGACCATCGCGATCGGCAACGAGGACGAGTGCTTCACGGCCGTCGGCGAGCGCGACCCGGACCGTGCCGCCGACGCGCTGCTGGAACGAGGACTGGACCTGGCCGTGGTGAAGCGGGGCGCCGGCGGTGTGCTGGCCAAGACCCGGTCCGAGCGAGTCGAGGCGCCGCCGTGCCGGATCGAGGTGGTGAACGGCCTCGGCGCCGGCGACGGCTTCGGCGGCGCCTTCTGCCACGGGCTACTCCAGGGCTGGGACCTGGGGCGGGTCGCGGCTTTCGCGAACGCCGCCGGTGCGCTGGTCGCGGGCCGCCGGGAATGCTCGACGGCGATGCCGACCACCGCCGAGGTGACGGCGCTGCTGGCCGGGCATCCGGGCCGACGGGTGGGCGCGCGATGA
- a CDS encoding HNH endonuclease signature motif containing protein — MSDQREVTTMEIGEASGEFATRWAGVDFAPAGMVAPDDTDDEQTQCHDWGVYAESAWRGQAFLYWQQLYAVGQFLDIALAGLDDQVCAGAEQKDLFDPYAVAVEFFGAMFAGNRRDSRALVAMAIAVAERLPRTADLLRQTVISPAMFAKVVDRTDIVDEPAIVATVDQDVANALAKAGHISEKAAERIADRIVDKHDREASRKRRDKAQRRKNVTRRDYTDGLGGITITADAEETRLAYEAVEAMIAGVCPNDPRSKGALRSAAAIARLRGLPFTCACTGKETCTATLSTEEISERQARIIVHAVCRKTTLAGGDDEPGFLDGHGPIGADHVRDLARGPDALVRDLDLGKLLTPHRTLATTAETTTPDNGGAHSGDSDGARAAPKAEYRPPTGDDEDAETGSADTGDQDGGAATETSGGPVPPTFLTDTAQPGDPYRPTAALDVLIRALFGTCTVPGCDQPAWHCELDHCQEFNQVCPASGGPTCLCNLNPKCKRHHLLKTHLGATNPADGWIDEQWIDHDGTVWTAITVHGITLETRAENQWLFPDLTAATCAHQAQAPPETAPAGEPAPPRAGACTPSGGLRAATAHKHAWRRAERARLRRERAHADELYGPPPF; from the coding sequence ATGAGTGATCAGAGGGAGGTGACAACCATGGAGATCGGCGAGGCATCCGGCGAGTTCGCCACCCGCTGGGCCGGGGTCGACTTCGCTCCGGCGGGGATGGTCGCCCCCGATGACACCGATGATGAGCAGACCCAGTGCCATGACTGGGGCGTGTACGCCGAGTCGGCATGGCGGGGGCAGGCGTTCCTGTATTGGCAGCAGCTATACGCGGTCGGCCAGTTCCTCGACATCGCGCTGGCCGGCCTCGACGACCAGGTATGCGCGGGGGCCGAGCAGAAAGACCTGTTCGATCCTTACGCGGTGGCGGTGGAGTTCTTCGGGGCCATGTTCGCCGGGAACCGGCGGGATTCCCGCGCTCTGGTCGCGATGGCGATCGCCGTGGCCGAACGCCTGCCGAGGACCGCCGACCTGCTGCGGCAGACGGTGATCAGCCCGGCGATGTTCGCCAAGGTCGTCGACCGCACCGACATCGTCGACGAGCCCGCGATCGTCGCCACCGTCGACCAGGACGTGGCGAACGCGTTGGCGAAGGCCGGGCACATCTCCGAAAAGGCCGCCGAACGGATCGCCGACCGCATCGTCGACAAACACGATCGCGAGGCCTCCCGCAAACGCCGCGACAAAGCCCAACGACGTAAGAACGTGACCCGGCGGGACTACACCGACGGGCTCGGTGGGATCACCATCACCGCCGACGCCGAAGAGACCCGTCTGGCGTACGAGGCGGTCGAGGCGATGATCGCCGGAGTCTGTCCCAACGATCCCCGCAGCAAGGGGGCGTTACGGTCGGCGGCGGCGATCGCCCGGCTGCGCGGTCTTCCGTTCACCTGTGCCTGCACCGGCAAAGAGACCTGCACCGCAACCCTGTCGACCGAGGAGATCTCCGAGCGGCAGGCGCGAATCATCGTGCACGCAGTGTGCCGCAAGACCACCCTGGCCGGCGGCGACGACGAGCCCGGATTCCTGGATGGGCATGGTCCGATCGGCGCCGACCACGTCCGTGATCTGGCGCGCGGCCCCGATGCCCTGGTCCGAGACCTCGACCTGGGTAAACTCCTCACACCCCACCGGACCCTGGCGACCACAGCCGAGACCACGACCCCCGACAACGGCGGCGCCCACAGCGGTGACAGTGACGGCGCCCGGGCGGCACCGAAAGCCGAGTACCGGCCACCTACCGGAGACGACGAGGACGCCGAGACAGGCAGCGCCGATACCGGGGACCAGGACGGGGGCGCCGCGACCGAGACCAGCGGGGGTCCTGTGCCGCCAACGTTCCTCACCGACACCGCCCAGCCCGGGGATCCCTACCGACCCACCGCCGCCCTGGACGTCCTCATCCGCGCACTGTTCGGCACCTGTACCGTCCCCGGCTGCGATCAGCCCGCCTGGCACTGCGAGTTGGATCATTGCCAGGAGTTCAACCAGGTCTGCCCCGCTTCCGGCGGCCCCACCTGCCTGTGCAATCTCAACCCCAAATGCAAACGGCATCACTTGCTGAAAACTCACCTCGGCGCCACCAACCCCGCAGACGGCTGGATCGACGAACAGTGGATCGACCACGACGGCACCGTGTGGACCGCGATCACCGTCCACGGCATCACGCTCGAGACCCGCGCGGAGAATCAGTGGCTGTTCCCCGATCTGACCGCGGCGACATGCGCCCACCAGGCCCAAGCACCACCCGAGACAGCTCCGGCCGGCGAACCAGCCCCACCACGCGCGGGCGCGTGCACCCCCAGTGGAGGCCTTCGAGCCGCCACCGCACACAAGCACGCCTGGCGGCGCGCCGAACGCGCCCGCCTCCGCCGCGAACGCGCACACGCCGACGAACTCTACGGCCCACCACCGTTCTAG